In the Clostridium gelidum genome, ATAATAAGCATATGGTGTTAGAAGAATATTTAAAAAATAAATAAGATGAATTCATGTGCTTAAATAATTTTAAAATAAATTTTTATTATAAATGAACCAATTGATAAGTTAAAGGCTCTTATATATAGATGCATCTAAAAAAGCTTTAGAGAAGGAGAAATTAAGTTGAGTGAAATAGAGCTTGTTAAAAAAATCCAGTCTGGTGATATGAATGCCTTAGGTGAAATATTTGAAATATATAAAAATGGGGCACTTAAATATTCATATCTTATTACAGGTAATAAATTTACGAGTGAAGATATTGTACAAGAAACATTTATAAAATGTTATATAAATGTAAATAGCTTAAAAAAATTAGAACAGTTTAAACCATGGTTTTTTAAAATTCTTACAAGAATTGCTTGGAAACATGTTGGTAAAGAAAAGAAAGCATTGCCAATAGAAAATATTTTTGAAAAAGCAGATGATGTAAGTATTAATGAATCAATAAATATGTACATGAGAAATCAAGAGGAAGAAGCACTCCATGTTGAAATTGAACATCTAGATTTAAAACAGAAAACAGTTATAGTACTTTATTATTTCAATGGATTGTCAATTAAAGAAATAGCAAAGGTTATGGGATGCTTTGAGGGTACGGTAAAGTCAAGGCTTCATAGTGCAAGAAAAAAATTAAAAGAAAGCTTATTGGATAATGAAGGATATAACAAAGTAAAGGCAAAGGAGTGTGAAGTTTAATGAAAAAACAACTAAGTGAAGATATAGATAAAAAAATTAAAAATTGCTTAAATAATAGAGCAGAAGAAATTTCAGCTTCACAAGATATGTTCTTTAAAATCAGAGCTGAAATCTTAAAGGAGAATAAAGGAGTGTTTTATAATATGAAAATTAAATTTTTAAGAGCAAGAACAGCTATAATAGCAGGGATTCTATGTGTAGTAACAACAGTAACTGTTGTGGCAGCAACAAATGGTGCATTTTTGGTTTCAAGATCTAACAAAAATAATGCAATTAAAAGTTTTCCAAGCACTGATATAGTAAAAAGTGCTGTTAATTTTTTACCTAAATATGTAGAAAACCTTAATGGCGGATTTAAATTTTATGAATTTAATTATATTGAGAATTCGTTAAAAAATGATGATGGGAATACAGTCGCTAAACCTAAAAGTGCATATTTTGCTTATAAAAGAGATGGAGCTAAGAAAAATCGAAATTTAAATATGTATGTAGATCTAATTGATAAATCAGAGTTTGACAATATGATAGAAAAAATAAAGGATAGAACTGAATATAATGACACTAAAATATATTATCATAGTATTAAATGTAAGGATGTTCCAGAAGATTACAAACAAACAGAAGAAGATTTAAAATTAATTAATGAGGGACGTTTAGAGATGGCATTTGGCAGTGATGAAATTGAAGAATATAATAGTCAAAGTGTTGAATGGTATGAGAATGGTATTGAATATAACATTATAAATAACTCTTATGATGATGTAGATAGAGATGCAATGATTCAAATGGCTAAGACTGTTATAAATAAATAGGTTTAAGTTAATAAACATAATAAGTTATTGATAATAGAGTGAGGTAAGTTACACAAAATATAACTTGCCTCACTTTTATTATTTATGAAAGAGATTATAGATAATATATTGAAAAAAACTGATAAATATGTAACGTATCCTAAGTGCGAGTACGCATCAAACTGGACTTGCAATTGATGTACCAAATGAGGATGGTGCCAAAGATAAATTTAATGTAGACTTTGGACAAACTAAAAAAAGGAAAGTGGTTGAAATCCAATGCTCAAAAATTTGGATTTATTATGAGATATATCATCGAAAAAGAATCTATAACTGGATGTAATTATAAATGCTGGCATATTCGCTGTGCTGGAATAAAGGTAGCAAAAGAAATATTTAATAAAACATATGGTGCTAGAAGAATTTTTAGATGAAAAATAGTAATTTATATTTAAAAAATAATACGAATATATAAATAAAATCTAAATTTTTTGAAAATAAAATATAATTTACAAATATAGGATTAAGGAGTATTATTTATATAGTAGTATTAGAAGTACGACTATATAAATAATAGGAGTGGTTATTATGAATATTGATATTAATAAAACAGTAATGGAATTAGTTAATGAGTTTTCAAGGCTAGAAGAAGTAGAAGGAATTTTATTAGCAGGATCACATGCTACAAAAACTAATGATAAAAATTCAGATTATGACATTTATATTTATGTATCTAAGGGAATAGCTTTAGAAAAGAGAAAAGAAATAACTGATAAGTTTTTTAGATATGTAGAGTTGGATAATACTTTCTGGGAAAAAGAGGATGACGGTATTTTATCAGATGGAAACATTGAAGTAG is a window encoding:
- a CDS encoding RNA polymerase sigma factor, whose amino-acid sequence is MSEIELVKKIQSGDMNALGEIFEIYKNGALKYSYLITGNKFTSEDIVQETFIKCYINVNSLKKLEQFKPWFFKILTRIAWKHVGKEKKALPIENIFEKADDVSINESINMYMRNQEEEALHVEIEHLDLKQKTVIVLYYFNGLSIKEIAKVMGCFEGTVKSRLHSARKKLKESLLDNEGYNKVKAKECEV
- a CDS encoding D-alanyl-D-alanine carboxypeptidase family protein, with amino-acid sequence MDKLKKGKWLKSNAQKFGFIMRYIIEKESITGCNYKCWHIRCAGIKVAKEIFNKTYGARRIFR